In one window of Campylobacter hepaticus DNA:
- the fliD gene encoding flagellar filament capping protein FliD — protein MGFGSLSSLGFGSGVLTQETIDKLKEAEQKARINPYTRKIEENTAKQKDLTELKTKLLTFQTAVSALGDATAFAKRKVVSSVSTNPPASLSVTSGVALQSMKVNVTQLAQKDVYQSKGLANDTGFIDANMQGTTNLTFFSNGKECSVTIDKNTTYRDLADKINEASGGEIVAKIVNTGEKDTHYRLTLTSKETGEDSAISFYPGKKDSDGKYSVDENAKNVFKSLGWNLDEEALKDFDPAKNKKGVGIIDDKDNPLHIQKAQNAEFTLDGIKMIRQSNTIDDLGVGLTLTLNTTGEVNFDVQQDTESITKAMQDLVDAYNDLVLNLNAATDYNSETGTKGTLQGVNEVSSIRSQIVAALFETQVVDGMVEDANGNKVSTKVMLSMQDYGLSMSESGTLNFDSSKFESKFKEDPNMAESFFSGITQYKDINYTGNLIKKDSLKDYLGEGEDKGISFDFGKFQIITDFETYDLSKNADGTTFKLTGKTEEEMLQNLANHINSKGIKGLSVKVESYEKDREKGYKLNFKTEGNSDFAIKGDDEFLKQFGLSQTSINAQAVEGVGVFAKLKVILQGITGTNGSLTKYDESLTNDTKALNKNKESAQKLIDTRYETMANQWLQYEGMLAKLNRQLTAVQSMIQAANNNSNN, from the coding sequence ATGGGATTTGGTAGCTTATCAAGTTTAGGATTTGGTTCTGGGGTTTTAACTCAAGAAACTATAGATAAATTAAAAGAGGCAGAACAAAAAGCTCGCATTAATCCTTATACTAGAAAAATTGAAGAAAACACAGCTAAACAAAAAGATTTAACAGAGCTTAAGACAAAATTACTTACTTTTCAAACTGCTGTTTCTGCTTTAGGGGATGCTACAGCTTTTGCAAAAAGAAAAGTAGTATCTAGTGTGAGTACAAACCCACCTGCAAGTTTAAGTGTGACTAGTGGGGTTGCTTTACAAAGCATGAAGGTTAATGTTACCCAACTCGCACAAAAAGATGTGTATCAAAGCAAAGGTTTAGCAAATGATACAGGATTTATTGATGCAAATATGCAAGGAACTACTAATTTAACCTTTTTTTCTAATGGTAAAGAATGCAGCGTTACTATAGATAAAAATACAACCTATAGGGACTTAGCAGATAAGATCAATGAGGCAAGTGGCGGGGAAATAGTTGCAAAGATAGTCAACACAGGTGAAAAAGATACTCATTATCGCTTGACTTTAACCAGTAAAGAAACAGGGGAAGATAGTGCTATTAGCTTTTATCCAGGCAAGAAAGACTCTGATGGAAAGTATTCAGTAGATGAAAATGCAAAAAATGTTTTTAAAAGCCTAGGTTGGAATTTAGATGAAGAAGCTTTAAAAGACTTTGATCCTGCTAAAAATAAAAAAGGCGTTGGCATTATCGATGATAAAGACAATCCTTTGCATATACAAAAAGCACAAAATGCAGAATTTACTCTTGATGGTATTAAAATGATAAGACAAAGCAATACCATTGATGATCTTGGAGTAGGTCTTACCTTAACTTTAAATACAACAGGTGAAGTCAATTTTGATGTCCAACAAGATACAGAGTCCATCACTAAAGCCATGCAAGATTTAGTAGATGCTTATAATGATTTGGTTTTAAATCTTAATGCAGCTACAGATTATAACAGTGAAACAGGGACTAAAGGAACTTTACAAGGTGTAAATGAAGTAAGTTCTATAAGATCACAAATTGTTGCAGCCCTTTTTGAAACCCAGGTTGTTGATGGTATGGTTGAAGATGCTAATGGCAATAAAGTTAGTACCAAAGTTATGCTTTCTATGCAAGATTATGGTTTGAGTATGAGTGAGTCAGGAACCTTAAATTTTGATTCTTCTAAATTTGAGAGCAAATTTAAAGAAGATCCAAATATGGCTGAGAGTTTTTTTTCTGGCATTACTCAATACAAAGATATCAATTATACTGGAAATTTGATTAAAAAAGATAGTCTTAAAGATTATTTGGGTGAAGGAGAAGATAAGGGTATAAGTTTTGACTTTGGAAAATTTCAAATTATTACTGATTTTGAAACTTATGATTTATCTAAAAATGCTGATGGGACTACTTTTAAATTAACAGGCAAAACAGAAGAAGAAATGCTTCAAAATTTAGCCAATCATATCAATAGTAAAGGCATTAAAGGTTTAAGCGTTAAAGTTGAATCTTATGAAAAAGATAGAGAAAAAGGTTATAAGCTTAATTTTAAAACCGAAGGCAATTCTGATTTTGCTATTAAAGGAGATGATGAGTTTTTAAAACAATTTGGTTTAAGTCAAACAAGTATAAATGCCCAAGCCGTTGAAGGCGTGGGTGTGTTTGCTAAGCTTAAAGTCATTCTTCAAGGAATAACTGGAACTAATGGTTCTTTAACCAAATATGATGAAAGTTTAACTAATGATACAAAAGCTTTAAATAAAAATAAAGAATCAGCTCAAAAATTAATAGATACTAGGTATGAAACCATGGCAAATCAATGGTTACAATATGAAGGTATGTTAGCTAAACTTAATAGACAATTAACCGCTGTGCAAAGTATGATTCAAGCAGCAAATAATAATTCAAACAATTAA
- the efp gene encoding elongation factor P: protein MASYSMGDLKKGLKIEIDGIPFKIVEYQHVKPGKGPAFVRIKIKSFIDGKVLEKTFHAGDKCEAPNLENKTMQYLYDDGENCQFMDTQTYEQVAISDEDVGEAKKWMLDGMMVEVLFHNGKAIGVEVPQVVELKIIQTAPNFKGDTQGSNKKPATLQTGAVVQIPFHVLEGEVIRVDTVRGEYIERANK, encoded by the coding sequence ATGGCATCTTATTCAATGGGTGATTTAAAAAAAGGTCTTAAGATAGAAATTGATGGAATTCCTTTTAAAATAGTTGAATATCAGCATGTAAAACCAGGAAAAGGACCTGCTTTTGTACGCATTAAAATAAAATCTTTTATCGATGGAAAAGTCCTTGAAAAAACTTTTCATGCAGGAGATAAATGCGAAGCTCCTAATTTAGAAAATAAAACCATGCAATACCTTTATGATGATGGTGAAAATTGTCAATTCATGGATACGCAAACTTACGAACAAGTAGCAATTAGCGATGAAGATGTAGGCGAGGCAAAAAAATGGATGCTTGATGGTATGATGGTTGAAGTATTGTTTCACAATGGTAAAGCCATAGGTGTTGAAGTTCCACAAGTTGTCGAACTAAAAATAATCCAAACAGCTCCTAATTTTAAAGGTGACACTCAAGGATCTAATAAAAAACCTGCAACCCTTCAAACAGGCGCAGTAGTGCAAATTCCTTTCCATGTTTTAGAAGGTGAAGTCATCCGCGTTGATACTGTGCGTGGTGAGTACATCGAAAGAGCAAATAAGTAA
- the hemC gene encoding hydroxymethylbilane synthase, which yields MKELIIATRKSQLALWQSHHIAQILKDKHQIEVVLEGFKTKGDVLLDTPLAKIGGKGLFTKELEESMLRKDAHLAVHSLKDMPSFFPQGLVLAAVSKREKSNDAMLSQNYKDFLSLPQGAKIGTTSLRRKMQLLLLRPDLKIISLRGNVNSRIQKLKNGEFDAIILAIAGIKRLNLDKEVNFVYEFSKDELIPAASQGALGIQSIDQSDILELLECLNDEDALIETTIERDFIATLEGGCQVPIGVNAELLNDKICVRCVLGLPDGSEILKDKRMIKKSDYKFFGEKLAKEFIAKGAKELLIQAESMI from the coding sequence ATGAAAGAACTTATTATTGCAACAAGAAAAAGCCAATTAGCTCTTTGGCAAAGCCATCATATAGCCCAAATTCTAAAAGATAAACACCAAATAGAAGTCGTTTTAGAAGGTTTTAAAACTAAAGGAGATGTTTTACTAGATACACCTTTAGCAAAGATTGGTGGCAAGGGGCTTTTTACTAAAGAACTTGAAGAAAGCATGCTAAGAAAGGATGCGCATTTAGCCGTACACAGTTTAAAAGACATGCCAAGTTTTTTTCCACAAGGTTTGGTTTTAGCAGCAGTAAGTAAAAGAGAAAAAAGCAATGATGCTATGCTTAGTCAAAATTATAAAGATTTTCTTTCCTTACCGCAAGGTGCAAAAATAGGAACTACAAGCCTAAGACGTAAAATGCAACTTTTATTATTAAGACCTGATTTAAAAATCATTTCTTTACGCGGTAATGTAAATTCTCGTATACAAAAATTAAAAAATGGAGAATTTGATGCTATTATTTTAGCTATAGCAGGTATTAAACGTTTAAATTTGGATAAAGAAGTCAATTTTGTATATGAATTTAGCAAAGATGAACTTATCCCAGCAGCTTCTCAAGGAGCTTTAGGGATACAAAGTATTGATCAAAGTGATATTTTAGAACTTTTAGAGTGTTTAAATGATGAAGATGCTTTGATTGAAACAACCATAGAAAGAGATTTTATTGCCACTTTAGAAGGAGGTTGTCAAGTACCCATAGGGGTTAATGCAGAGCTTTTAAATGATAAAATTTGTGTGCGTTGTGTGCTTGGACTTCCTGATGGAAGTGAAATTTTAAAAGATAAAAGAATGATTAAAAAAAGCGATTATAAGTTTTTTGGTGAGAAATTAGCTAAAGAATTTATAGCTAAGGGAGCTAAGGAGCTTTTAATTCAAGCTGAAAGTATGATATGA
- a CDS encoding NAD(P)-binding domain-containing protein gives MKKLDLIIIGAGPTGIACAVEAKLKNKEVLILEKSNHICQTLMQFYKDGKRVDKAYKGCEATNYSHIPFEDGTKESTIQTFQNALKEHNIALELACEVESLKKNDEGFILSTSKGLYECKYIIVAIGRMGKPNKPDYKLPSSLAKIINFNANAVLGNENILVVGGGNSAVEYALDLAKSNKISLCYRKKEFTRLNDINLKDIHQAQACAKIELKLGVDINQVQDENAKAKVEFNDNTTQIYDRIIYAIGGSTPIDFLQKCGISVDDKGVPLMDENKQSNVKGIFIAGDIATKNGASIVTGLNDAVKILSVL, from the coding sequence ATGAAAAAATTAGATTTAATCATAATAGGTGCAGGTCCAACAGGTATAGCTTGTGCAGTTGAGGCAAAACTTAAAAATAAAGAAGTTTTGATTTTAGAAAAATCAAATCATATTTGCCAAACCTTAATGCAATTTTACAAAGATGGTAAAAGGGTGGATAAGGCTTATAAGGGTTGTGAAGCAACTAATTATAGTCATATTCCTTTTGAAGATGGTACTAAAGAAAGTACTATACAAACTTTTCAAAATGCTTTAAAAGAACATAATATAGCATTAGAATTAGCTTGTGAAGTAGAAAGCCTTAAAAAAAATGATGAAGGATTTATACTAAGCACAAGTAAGGGGCTTTATGAGTGTAAATATATCATTGTTGCTATAGGTAGAATGGGTAAGCCTAATAAGCCTGATTATAAACTTCCTTCAAGTTTAGCAAAGATTATTAATTTTAATGCCAATGCGGTTTTGGGAAATGAAAATATCTTAGTTGTAGGAGGAGGAAATTCAGCAGTAGAATATGCTTTAGATTTAGCTAAGTCAAATAAAATAAGTCTTTGTTATCGTAAAAAAGAATTCACTAGATTAAATGATATCAATCTTAAAGATATCCATCAAGCACAAGCTTGTGCTAAGATAGAATTAAAATTGGGTGTAGATATTAACCAAGTCCAAGATGAAAACGCTAAAGCTAAAGTAGAATTTAACGATAATACCACCCAAATTTATGATAGAATCATTTATGCCATAGGAGGATCTACTCCTATTGATTTTTTACAAAAATGCGGTATTAGTGTAGATGATAAGGGTGTGCCTTTGATGGATGAAAATAAGCAAAGCAATGTTAAGGGTATTTTTATAGCAGGAGATATTGCTACTAAAAATGGTGCTAGCATAGTTACAGGGCTTAATGATGCTGTAAAAATTCTTTCTGTGCTTTAA
- a CDS encoding integral memnbrane protein — MNYKLSLSPLFVFEIIVSVLFIIFFGFGNFLFFIFMSLIFGVVLLALFWKNMLEFQMGGLRHMLTQFTFVLAGILFIFPGIITSILGFCVFIFGIVLKLMTKSKHTYQKYRNSNEEIIDVEIIEDKK, encoded by the coding sequence ATGAATTATAAATTGAGTTTAAGTCCTTTATTCGTATTTGAAATCATTGTAAGTGTGTTGTTTATAATCTTTTTTGGTTTTGGTAATTTTTTATTTTTTATCTTTATGAGTTTGATTTTTGGTGTGGTTTTATTGGCTTTGTTTTGGAAAAATATGTTGGAGTTTCAAATGGGTGGTTTAAGACACATGCTGACTCAATTTACTTTTGTATTAGCAGGAATTTTATTTATTTTTCCAGGTATTATTACTAGTATTTTAGGATTTTGTGTATTCATTTTTGGTATTGTTTTAAAATTAATGACAAAATCAAAACATACTTATCAAAAATACCGCAATTCTAATGAAGAAATCATTGATGTTGAAATTATCGAGGATAAAAAATGA
- a CDS encoding FlaG family protein has translation MEVLKANNSMDPSFTKITQKTNPSQTDINKSQEGDGGQEQDMKERLADIVKRLNEQMESLDTNVRFGYSDKIGSMYISVTEKNTGKEIRKIPSEEAMRLAEYFRDLIGMIFDKES, from the coding sequence ATGGAAGTATTGAAGGCAAATAACAGTATGGATCCATCTTTTACAAAAATAACTCAAAAGACAAATCCATCGCAAACAGATATAAACAAAAGTCAAGAAGGGGATGGGGGACAAGAACAAGATATGAAAGAAAGATTGGCCGATATTGTAAAAAGATTAAACGAGCAAATGGAATCTTTAGATACTAATGTTCGTTTTGGATATAGCGATAAAATCGGATCAATGTATATTAGCGTAACAGAAAAAAACACTGGAAAGGAAATTCGTAAAATTCCTAGCGAAGAAGCTATGAGATTAGCTGAATATTTTAGAGATCTTATAGGAATGATATTTGATAAGGAGAGTTAA
- a CDS encoding menaquinone biosynthesis decarboxylase, producing MKEFIKLLKENDLLRVIEEPLDVNLEIPHIAYIEAKKRENAKALLFKNPIDKTLNKQYKFPVLMNTFCNEKALNLAFGRSYEELANEIAKLTKLHIPTSFKAKIDFFMHLLSLKNAPPKRLQKQKAQYNFEILSSLEELPILKTWEEDAGKFITMGQVYTQNVDKTQNNLGMYRLQVSDKNELLIHWQIHKDGAHFYHEYKNSGFKKMPLSIAIGGHPLYIWCSQAPLPKGIFELLLYGFIKKTPAKLTPCENGIFVPYDSDIVIEGYVNLEEFKIEGPFGDHTGFYTPAELFPVMKVEKISVKKDAIYQATVVGKPPLEDKIMGLGTERIFLPLLQTSVPDLIDYKMPENGVFHNLILAKIDAKYPAHAQQIMHAFWGIGQMSFVKHAIFVDKKAPALKDYDALIPYILNRFDAKKILISEGICDQLDHASPQSCFGAKAGLDACEKTQVEELEILEDKVLLELFSKKIEIINLKQFYKESKSPITCILLDKKERLKQSFQKLLEFKKHFRILVFLDPCNNLENPYMLVWRVVNNIDAKRDIFIEEDRVGIDASAKNQMDAYERVWPKQTDCSKSVIEDLILRNILKNDPKLFAKFEIF from the coding sequence ATGAAAGAATTTATTAAACTATTAAAAGAAAATGACTTATTAAGAGTGATTGAAGAGCCTTTAGATGTGAATCTTGAAATCCCTCATATAGCTTATATTGAAGCAAAAAAAAGGGAAAATGCTAAAGCCTTGCTTTTTAAAAATCCTATAGATAAAACATTAAATAAACAATATAAATTCCCTGTTTTGATGAATACTTTTTGTAATGAAAAAGCTTTAAATTTGGCTTTTGGTAGATCTTATGAAGAATTAGCTAATGAAATTGCTAAATTAACTAAATTACATATTCCTACAAGTTTTAAAGCAAAGATAGATTTTTTTATGCATTTATTAAGTCTTAAAAATGCACCCCCTAAAAGATTACAAAAGCAAAAAGCACAATACAATTTTGAAATTTTAAGTTCTCTTGAAGAGCTTCCTATTTTAAAAACTTGGGAGGAAGATGCGGGTAAATTTATCACTATGGGGCAAGTTTATACTCAAAATGTAGATAAAACCCAAAATAATCTTGGTATGTATCGCTTACAAGTAAGTGATAAAAATGAACTTTTAATCCATTGGCAAATTCACAAAGACGGAGCACATTTTTACCATGAGTATAAAAACTCAGGTTTTAAAAAAATGCCTTTAAGTATAGCTATAGGAGGACATCCGCTTTATATTTGGTGTTCTCAAGCGCCTTTACCCAAAGGTATTTTTGAACTTTTACTTTATGGTTTTATTAAAAAAACTCCTGCAAAATTAACCCCTTGTGAAAATGGTATTTTTGTTCCTTATGATAGTGATATAGTTATTGAAGGTTATGTAAACTTAGAAGAATTTAAAATCGAAGGTCCTTTTGGAGATCATACAGGTTTTTATACCCCAGCTGAACTTTTCCCTGTTATGAAAGTAGAAAAAATTAGCGTAAAAAAAGATGCCATTTATCAAGCTACAGTTGTAGGAAAACCTCCTTTAGAAGATAAAATCATGGGGCTTGGTACTGAAAGAATTTTTTTGCCCTTACTGCAAACTTCTGTGCCTGATTTAATAGATTATAAAATGCCTGAAAATGGTGTTTTTCATAATCTTATTTTAGCAAAAATTGATGCTAAATATCCTGCCCATGCTCAACAAATTATGCACGCTTTTTGGGGTATAGGACAAATGAGTTTTGTCAAGCATGCTATTTTTGTGGATAAAAAAGCCCCTGCTTTAAAAGATTATGATGCTTTAATCCCTTATATTTTAAATCGTTTTGATGCAAAAAAAATTTTAATTTCAGAAGGAATTTGCGATCAATTAGATCATGCATCTCCTCAGTCTTGTTTTGGTGCTAAGGCTGGACTTGATGCTTGCGAAAAAACACAAGTAGAAGAGCTTGAAATTTTAGAAGATAAGGTTTTATTAGAGCTTTTTAGTAAAAAAATAGAAATTATAAATTTAAAACAATTCTATAAAGAAAGCAAAAGTCCTATTACTTGTATTTTACTTGATAAAAAAGAAAGGCTTAAACAAAGTTTTCAAAAGCTTTTAGAATTTAAAAAACATTTTAGAATTTTAGTATTTTTAGATCCTTGCAATAACTTAGAAAATCCTTATATGCTCGTATGGCGCGTGGTAAATAATATAGATGCTAAAAGAGATATTTTTATCGAGGAAGATAGAGTGGGTATAGATGCTAGCGCTAAAAATCAAATGGATGCTTATGAAAGAGTATGGCCTAAGCAAACAGATTGTTCTAAAAGTGTCATAGAAGATCTTATTTTACGCAATATTTTAAAAAACGATCCCAAACTTTTTGCTAAATTTGAAATTTTTTAA
- the fliS gene encoding flagellar export chaperone FliS, whose protein sequence is MQNNLAYNIYSQNQVGIESSQKLIEMLYEGILRFCARAKVAIKNEDIEQRVYFIKRTSAIFIELINTLDYDKGGEVAHYLSGLYTREIQLLSLANLENSEERINEVINVTRGLLEAWREVHQNETMA, encoded by the coding sequence ATGCAAAACAATCTAGCTTATAATATCTACTCTCAAAATCAAGTAGGCATAGAATCTTCTCAAAAACTCATAGAAATGCTCTATGAGGGAATTTTACGCTTTTGTGCTAGGGCAAAAGTAGCTATAAAAAATGAAGACATAGAACAAAGAGTGTATTTTATAAAAAGAACAAGTGCTATTTTTATAGAACTTATTAATACTTTAGATTATGATAAGGGTGGAGAAGTAGCGCATTATTTAAGCGGTTTATATACAAGAGAAATTCAGTTATTATCTTTAGCTAATTTAGAAAATAGCGAAGAAAGAATCAATGAGGTTATTAATGTAACTAGAGGTTTGCTTGAAGCATGGAGGGAAGTGCATCAAAATGAAACAATGGCTTAA